The following are encoded together in the Lactuca sativa cultivar Salinas chromosome 1, Lsat_Salinas_v11, whole genome shotgun sequence genome:
- the LOC111910758 gene encoding thylakoid lumenal 29 kDa protein, chloroplastic, whose translation MGLISFLSTVPTLLPIAPLPSYSSSRCPIHSGTISCKIDDAGSHEINGVRRRDVLNCFGAAISMELVASCSPISSPFIETANAADLIQRRQRSDFQSSIKMTLYKAIKANPELISPLLTLALNDSMTYDKPTKTGGPNGSIRFSSEIERPENKGLSAALSMVEEAKKEIDSYSKGGPISYSDLIQLAAQSAVKSTFLASAIRKCGGNEEKGNLLYSAYGSNGQWGLFDRNFGRSDAQEPDPEGRVPNWATASVQEMKDKFIAIGLGPRQLAVMSAFLGPDQLATEAKLATDPDVVKWVEKYQRSRETVSETDYEVDLITALTKMSGLGQNINYEAYSYAVPKIDFKKLKL comes from the exons ATGGGGTTGATTTCCTTCCTCTCAACAGTCCCAACTTTGCTTCCAATAGCTCCATTACCCTCCTACAGTTCCTCCAGATGCCCAATTCATTCT GGTACCATTAGTTGTAAAATTGACGATGCTGGTAGCCATGAGATTAATGGTGTTCGAAGGAGGGACGTTCTTAACTGCTTTGGGGCTGCCATTAGCATG GAATTGGTGGCAAGCTGCAGCCCAATCTCGAGCCCATTCATTGAGACAGCTAATGCTGCTGATTTGATACAAAGAAGACAACGTTCAGACTTTCAAT CAAGTATAAAGATGACCCTCTATAAAGCCATTAAG GCAAATCCAGAGCTGATTTCACCCCTATTAACATTAGCACTTAATGATTCTATGACATATGATAAG CCTACAAAAActggtggccctaatggatccatacgcttcag ctctgagattgagagaccAGAAAACAAAGGACTTTCTGCTGCTTTATCAATGGTGGAAGAAGCAAAAAAAGAGATCGATTCTTACTCTAAAGGTGGACCAATTTCATACTCCGATCTCATCCAATTAGCAG CTCAAAGTGCTGTTAAATCAACATTTTTGGCATCGGCCATTAGAAAATGTGGTGGTAATGAAGAAAAAGGGAACTTGTTATACTCAGCTTACGGATCAAACGGACAG tgGGGATTATTCGATAGAAATTTTGGAAGGTCAGATGCTCAAGAACCCGACCCTGAGGGAAGAGTACCCAATTGGGCAACCGCAAGTGTTCAAGAAATGAAAGACAAATTCATAGCCATTGGTTTAGGTCCTCGACAG CTAGCAGTGATGTCAGCATTCTTGGGTCCTGACCAATTAGCAACGGAAGCTAAATTAGCAACGGATCCAGACGTTGTTAAATGGGTTGAGAAATATCAACGAAGCAGAGAGACAGTCTCAGAGACCGACTATGAG gtGGATTTGATTACGGCTCTTACGAAAATGAGTGGTTTGGGTCAAAACATCAATTATGAGGCTTATTCGTATGCTGTTCCGAAGATTGATTTCAAAAAACTTAAGTTGTGa
- the LOC111910759 gene encoding histone H3.3, translated as MARTKQTARKSTGGKAPRKQLATKAARKSAPTTGGVKKPHRYRPGTVALREIRKYQKSTELLIRKLPFQRLVREIAQDFKTDLRFQSHAVLALQEAAEAYLVGLFEDTNLCAIHAKRVTIMPKDIQLARRIRGERA; from the exons ATGGCTCGTACTAAGCAAACTGCTCGTAAGTCTACTGGAGGAAAGGCCCCTAGGAAGCAACTCGCAACCAAG GCTGCTCGCAAGTCCGCTCCAACAACTGGAGGTGTGAAGAAGCCTCATCGATACAGACCTGGAACTGTTGCCCTTCG TGAAATCCGTAAGTATCAGAAAAGTACTGAACTTTTAATCAGGAAACTGCCTTTCCAGAGGCTTGTTCGTGAGATTGCTCAGGATTTCAAG ACAGATCTGCGTTTCCAAAGCCATGCAGTGCTGGCACTCCAAGAGGCAGCAGAAGCTTACCTTGTGGGGCTGTTTGAGGACACCAATCTGTGTGCAATTCATGCCAAGCGTGTTACCATCATGCCCAAAGACATTCAGCTTGCTAGGCGTATCAGAGGGGAGAGGGCTTGA